Part of the Pedobacter roseus genome is shown below.
TTTAGTGTGGTGTATGATTTTGAACGGATAGTCGATTTTCCTAAATCAAATTCCAGGTTCGAAATGGCATCTTTAACCACTTTACGGTCGGCCTCTGTAATTACAGTAGTTTCTCTGATAATAGTTTTAGGAGCGGCTAGCGGACAACCTGAACCATCAACTACCGTTGCTGCTGCGGTACCCTGGCATTTGTCAAATTTGTTGGCTACGCCATCATTGTCATCATCAGCTAAATCTTTGGCATATTGTTCTCTGTCTCTTGCAGCATTTTGCTCGGCCGTAGATAATGCTTTTCTTAATTCGGCACTTTCTTCAGCGCTTTGTTTGCGCAGATCAGCAACCGCACTGTAGTTTTGTAATTGAGAATTTTCTTTATTTCCCAGTGCAAACTCTAAACCTGCATGCGCATAAGAGAATCTGCTTTCATGGTATGCATTTTTAACAGTTGGAGATGATTTGATAAAGTTGATGTCGTAACCTAAATCGATGTTGATCCCTTTGGCCACACCGAATTTAAATCCAACTCCCGTTGGGATAAACCAGCCTTCTCTTTTGGTAAATGCATCTACATTTCCAAGTTGAGAGTCTGATGACATGTAACCTGCACCGGCTTTAACATAAGGGATTAGCACGGCATTTTCAGTATTTAGGCTGAAATTTGCAATGTTTAACACAGCTGTTAACGATCCTGACCAGTTAATGCTGTTTTTTTGTTCGATCGTGCTGGTGCTGTTTAATGTTTTAATTTCTCCGCGTAAGAAATCAGCCTGTAAACCTAAAGCTGGTAAAATCTGCTTTTTGATAAAAGCGCCATAACCAATACTTTTAAATTCGTCGGCTTTTACGCTTCCACCGCCTAAAAATGTGTTCTGACTTAAAATACCTCCATGTGCACCAACGCTCCATGTTCTTAATGATTGTTTGCCGAACCTGCCTGTTGTGGTTGGCGTTTCTTGCGCAAATAATTGAGTTGATAAGCTTATCAAAGCGAATAACATTGCTGATTTTGTAAATTTGATGTTCATTTCTGTTTTTATTTTTTTGTTTTTGGGTAATGGTTCCAATTCAATTGGAATGAGTTATAAAAAATTTACGTGCGGCCTGAATCCAGGTGATGATCGCTGATTTAGGTTTTTAAACCCACTGATGTATGGTGTGTAGGTGCCGGATAGATCAACCTCTATGCCTTCTTAAAAACTGATCTGCCGATAGCCTTTACCTTGAAGTTAGCGCTCCCTGATCGTTTAATTTATGGCGTTTTATTTTAAGGTCAATGGATTTTGCCTTCAGTATGGGGATAAGTATATTCATTTTTGCCATATCCATTTTCCAATGTTAATTGGAACTGCTGTATATGCGAAGGGATAGGCGCAAGCAAAAAATGGTAAAATAATATTCTTTTCATGGTAGTATTAAAATCTGGAGCCTGCTTGTTAGCCGCTCAGTTAAAAACACTTCAAATAAAGGTATTCGCAATTTTACCAGAAAGTCCGTTCGCTATAATGCCTTACCCATCCGATAGAAGGTTGCAGTTGATCGTCGAAATTTAACGGGGGAAGTGGAAATTAAAGCCAGGTTTTAAAGTGTGACCTGAACTGCTGGCGATATTGATCGGTGACAGGAATGACTGTTTTTCCGATTTTGACGGTGAAGTGCTGGATAGACTCGATCTTATTCAGGGCCACGATAAACGACCGGTGTATCCGCATAAAACGATCCTGGGGCAGGAGAGCTTCCATGGCTTTCATGGTAGACAGCGCGGTGATCATTTTTCCATCCCTGGTGAAAACTTTGATATAGTCTTTCTGACTCTCGCCATATAAGATTTCGTTAAAAGGCACGCGGATTAATTCGTGCTCTACTTTAAGAAAAACGAAGTCTTCTTCATCACTTTTTTGAATGGTTTGTACAATATGATTTTTGGCTTTAAATGCGGCCCTGAAAAAATCTTCGTAAGTAAATGGCTTTAGCAGGTAATCGATCGCATCTACCTTGTAACCCTCCGAGGCATGATCGCCTGAGCCGCTGATAAAAATTATCCTGGGCATATCCTTTCCGTATTGGTCAAAAAGGGTTTTTGCGAAGCTCATTCCATCAATTCCTGGTAGATTAATATCGAGTATAATCAGGTCGATAGGTGAGTGCCCCAATACATCAATGGCTTCAGCCGGACTGCTGTGTGCTGACACGAGATGAAGAAAGGAGGTTTCCTGAACAAAATCACAGACATAACCACTTACCTCCGGATCATCGTCAATAACAATACAGTTGAGCTTAGTCCTCATGAAATCAATTGGTTAGATGTAGTCTTTTGGGTTTTGAACATTTGCCCTGGGGTATTGTCAGGTTTATTTAAGTCCAAAGGTAACTTTATCTGACGGAATAGAAAAGATGAACGCTCCAATATTTTACATTGGCCGTAGTAGATTCAATAACAGCATTGATGGATTTACTGCTAAATAAAGTATTTTTAAACTATTGTGCGCTGTGCAGACTGTTAAGTAGTGACGGTGGCTTCATCATCCAAACTCACTGCCTGGTAAGGGATTGAAAAGCGGACAGTACAGCCTTGCTTTTCTTCACTTTCGAGGTTAATGCTACCATTTTGAAGTGAGATTAGCTGGCGACAGAGATATAATCCCAATCCGGTACCCTGTTTACGGCCACCGGCCTGATAATAGGGCGAAAACAGATCAGCCTGCTTATTTTTGGGTATACCAGAACCTGTGTCTTTAACGGTTACGCTAAGCAAGATCGTGTTGTCTTTTTCATGTCGGAGTTCAGCGGATAAATCTACATAACCTTCATCAGTATATTTGATCGCATTGCTCAATAAATTGATAAGTACTTGTTTTAGTCTCAAAGCATCTCCATTTACCTTTTGGTTAGTCATGCCCTCAGATTGAAGATTTAAACCAATCCCTTTTCTTTCAGCCATAAAGCGCATGGCTTCTACCGAATCGCTAATGGCCTCCTCAGGAGAGAAAGGATGGATATTTAATTCTGCCGGCTGTTGCTCTAATTTGCTCACATCGAGTACATTATTTACTGTTTCAAGCAATAAAGAAGACGATAGATTAATAGATGATACTTTTTTCTCCTGTTCTGGTTGTAACTGCGTTCTTTTTAGCATAAATACCGCACCATTAATGGCCATGAGTTTATTGCGTATCTCGTGGCTCATGATGGCGAGTATTTCAGATTTCTGACCCGCCAGCCGTACAGCCCTTGCGTTCTCTCGTATATACCGCCTTTCAGCAAATGAAGCCTTGCGTATATAAATGATCAACAGTACGGTAAATATCAATACCAGCGCAGATGCTACCGCAGTATACATATTTAAATCTCCCGAGGTAGACTGGTATTGTGCAAGGATCTCTTCACGGCTTTTTTCGTAAGCGTGCTGCTCAATGTTCTGCAATTCCAGTAATACCTGCCGAAGTTCGGTAAGCAGATTTAGGTTTGCCAAAATCAATTCCTGGTTTGATTCCGATAAACGGTCATACTGTTGCCCCAATTGCTTTAACAGTTCTTGTTGTGTTTTTCTGGTAATGGCTTCCACCTGCCCTTTACCCGGCCGTATCGTAACTACTTTTACCTTGGAAGTATTATATACCGCATCCTTTAACCTTTTGATCAGGCTTCTTTTGGTTGGTTCCTTATAGATAGAAATTGCGGTATCAGTTTTCGAACTCACAATGCGTTTTTTAGACTGATCGTCGCTAATGGTGGCCAATGTTGTTCTGTTCAGCAGGAAAGTAAATCTTTTTTGGAGATCAAACAGCTGTTGCGAAACAGCAAGTTTTTGTTGCAGTGCAAGTGCAATTTGCTGTTTGCTTTTTGGTAAATTACTCTTACCATCAGCCCGGTATTGCTGAATGATTTCAGCCATTTGTGCGAAAATAGTTTTAAGGTGCTGCTTGTAAGCATTCAGATCGCGCACCTGACCGTTAGAACTTGCCTGCTGAAAACTGTTTTCTGCCAGATTTAAATCAACGAGCAATCTGCTGATTGCCGGTTGCTGTCCCGGTTGGCGCAGGTGACTGCTAAGCTGATTCAGTTTAGCCGTAATTGTATGGCGCAGTATGAATGATCCTGCTGTTACGATAAAAATAAACAGTAAGAAAATAATAAAAAGTCTTCTGATGATTCCAGTAAAACTTTCAGATTGGCGCGGGTTGATCATTAGGGATTAATTCAATATGTAATATCTAAATAAGCAATAAGCTTACTCTTTGTTGTCAGCAATTTTCTGATCTGGTTGAATTAAAAACTTAAAATTCTGTTATAAAATTTATTCATTCGAAGCCTTATTCAAAATCTGCTAATGGCGTGATAACTATCTTAAAAGAAAAAAGTTTTTATTTTGTTTTAATTAAATGCAAAACACTTATTTGATCATTCAGGCAATAGCAGGGCGATACTATCCTAAAGGAAATTTCTATAAAGCAGAACTATATCAGGATTTTTTACCATGAGAGGAGCAAAAGTTACCAGGCTAAACGATCAGTGAGTCGCTCGAAAGGGTAGGAAAGCCGATTTACTCATATTAAATAACGATCCACAGGTAAATTTAGAGGTTTTATTCAACCCTGAAACAGTAATTAAAGATGGAAATATTCTTTTTTGAGGGTACGGAAAGCGTTTCAGGGTTTTTAATGAAGATTTGGAACACATTTTTCTGCATTAGATGATGATACTCACAATAATTTATTATGTTAGTATTATATTGTCCTTATGTCCCTTTATATTGTTTCAGATCATTCATCCCAACACGAAAATTGGATTTCCTTTAAAGCCGGAAATTGGGATGCCTATGTGAAATTATATAATGCCCATTTTAAGATACTCAATAATTACGGCTACCGTTTTACCAGCGAAACTGATTTAATAGAAGATGCTGTACACGATCTTTTTGTTGGGCTCTGGACCAAAAGGTCGGGACTAAACAATCCGGTATCGGTTAAAAACTATTTGTATAAATCATTACGGCATCTCCTGCTGCGTAAGCTGGAAAAGCAAAAGCGCTTTGTATCCGTTGGTGAAGATGCTGATTATCCTTTCCATTTTGAAGCCTCATCGGATACGGTATTTATCGAAAATGAAACTGAACAGATCCTTCGCTCCAAAATCAAAACAGTAATCCAGACCTTGCCATCGCGCCAGCAGGAAATTATCTACCTCAGGTTTTATGAAGGCCTGGATTATGAAGAAATAGCGGACATTATGGCACTAAACAAAACTTCGGCGTATAAGCTACTTTATAAAGCGATCGGGAGACTTCAGGAAAACGTTAAAGCGGGAGATCTCCTTCTTTTTTTATGCCTTTTACTCTATAAAAAGACTGATTTTGTAATTAATTGATTTTTTTTTTCATTTTGAAGGGATAATTTCAAGGGGTCTGTGTATATAGTAAGTATAATCAGCTTGCTATATCTAAATGGATTCGAAAAAATATATAGATTTTACCCTTAACGATTATCTAAACGACGATGATTTTTTAAGGTATGTCATCAAGCCTTCGCCTGAAGATACACTCTTTTGGACTCAGTTTATTGCGGATTATGCATCAAGGGAAGTGATCATAAAATCTGCAGCCAACCTCATCAGGGCTTACCGGAAACAAGATAGCTTTTACAATGAACAATCGCAGGAAGCAGTATTTTTAAGGATTTCAGAAAGTATAAATCATTCAGCAAACCAGAAAACAAAAGCCTTCAGATTAAATAATTTACAGAATATAGCGGCCGGTTTTATACTGATCTCCATGTTGAGTGTTTTATATTACCTTTTTGCCGGAAAAGTGACAACGAATACCGAGTTTGGACAGGTTAAAACGCTAATGTTGCCCGACAGTTCGGTTATCATCCTCAACGGTAACTCCAAAATCAGTTATGCCCGTAATTTCAACAATGGAACCCGTGAGGTTTGGTTAACTGGCGAAGGATTGTTCAAAGTAAAACACATCAATACCGATCCCGGTAATGTGAAACCGCAGGAAAAATTTATTGTTCACTGTAACGACCTGAATATTGAAGTATTGGGAACCATATTCAATGTAAAAAACAGAAGAAATAAAACCAGTGTAGGTTTATTGAATGGTAAAATACAGATCAGTTATCCCGATTTAACTGCAGCACAGAACAAGAAAATAATCCTGGCCCCTGGAGATTACCTGCAGCATGGTAAAAATACAAAAACTGTTCTTCAGCGTTTATCCGATCCGGCAAAATTAACCCTTTGGGTAGACCATCATCTTGCCTTTAAAAACCCAACCATCCAGGAAATTGCAATGGCTTTAGAAGATGATTTAGGTTATAAAGTGCAGATAGAAAACGATTCGATTGCAAAATATAGGATTGAGGGAGAGATCAATGTTGCAGAGGTTAAAGAGCTGCTGCAAATTATTTCAGATACACAACATCTTCACGTTTCAAAAGACGATAAAAATATAACGATTAAACCATAGTGAACAAATGAAAAAATAAAACCTAATTAAACCAACAACAAACCAACTCAACCGAAATTAACTAAACTATGCGAATACTTTACCTTTTTAGGGCAGCCAAAAGCTGCTGCCTTATAGCCATGTTATGCTCC
Proteins encoded:
- a CDS encoding OmpA family protein, whose translation is MNIKFTKSAMLFALISLSTQLFAQETPTTTGRFGKQSLRTWSVGAHGGILSQNTFLGGGSVKADEFKSIGYGAFIKKQILPALGLQADFLRGEIKTLNSTSTIEQKNSINWSGSLTAVLNIANFSLNTENAVLIPYVKAGAGYMSSDSQLGNVDAFTKREGWFIPTGVGFKFGVAKGINIDLGYDINFIKSSPTVKNAYHESRFSYAHAGLEFALGNKENSQLQNYSAVADLRKQSAEESAELRKALSTAEQNAARDREQYAKDLADDDNDGVANKFDKCQGTAAATVVDGSGCPLAAPKTIIRETTVITEADRKVVKDAISNLEFDLGKSTIRSKSYTTLNRVAALLIEKNFSLKLAGHTDNTGSRELNLRLSKERAESVKTYLVSQGVNASRVEATGYGPDQPISTNKTAAGRQENRRVEFSLY
- a CDS encoding LytR/AlgR family response regulator transcription factor, which codes for MRTKLNCIVIDDDPEVSGYVCDFVQETSFLHLVSAHSSPAEAIDVLGHSPIDLIILDINLPGIDGMSFAKTLFDQYGKDMPRIIFISGSGDHASEGYKVDAIDYLLKPFTYEDFFRAAFKAKNHIVQTIQKSDEEDFVFLKVEHELIRVPFNEILYGESQKDYIKVFTRDGKMITALSTMKAMEALLPQDRFMRIHRSFIVALNKIESIQHFTVKIGKTVIPVTDQYRQQFRSHFKTWL
- a CDS encoding sensor histidine kinase, yielding MINPRQSESFTGIIRRLFIIFLLFIFIVTAGSFILRHTITAKLNQLSSHLRQPGQQPAISRLLVDLNLAENSFQQASSNGQVRDLNAYKQHLKTIFAQMAEIIQQYRADGKSNLPKSKQQIALALQQKLAVSQQLFDLQKRFTFLLNRTTLATISDDQSKKRIVSSKTDTAISIYKEPTKRSLIKRLKDAVYNTSKVKVVTIRPGKGQVEAITRKTQQELLKQLGQQYDRLSESNQELILANLNLLTELRQVLLELQNIEQHAYEKSREEILAQYQSTSGDLNMYTAVASALVLIFTVLLIIYIRKASFAERRYIRENARAVRLAGQKSEILAIMSHEIRNKLMAINGAVFMLKRTQLQPEQEKKVSSINLSSSLLLETVNNVLDVSKLEQQPAELNIHPFSPEEAISDSVEAMRFMAERKGIGLNLQSEGMTNQKVNGDALRLKQVLINLLSNAIKYTDEGYVDLSAELRHEKDNTILLSVTVKDTGSGIPKNKQADLFSPYYQAGGRKQGTGLGLYLCRQLISLQNGSINLESEEKQGCTVRFSIPYQAVSLDDEATVTT
- a CDS encoding RNA polymerase sigma factor translates to MSLYIVSDHSSQHENWISFKAGNWDAYVKLYNAHFKILNNYGYRFTSETDLIEDAVHDLFVGLWTKRSGLNNPVSVKNYLYKSLRHLLLRKLEKQKRFVSVGEDADYPFHFEASSDTVFIENETEQILRSKIKTVIQTLPSRQQEIIYLRFYEGLDYEEIADIMALNKTSAYKLLYKAIGRLQENVKAGDLLLFLCLLLYKKTDFVIN
- a CDS encoding FecR family protein translates to MDSKKYIDFTLNDYLNDDDFLRYVIKPSPEDTLFWTQFIADYASREVIIKSAANLIRAYRKQDSFYNEQSQEAVFLRISESINHSANQKTKAFRLNNLQNIAAGFILISMLSVLYYLFAGKVTTNTEFGQVKTLMLPDSSVIILNGNSKISYARNFNNGTREVWLTGEGLFKVKHINTDPGNVKPQEKFIVHCNDLNIEVLGTIFNVKNRRNKTSVGLLNGKIQISYPDLTAAQNKKIILAPGDYLQHGKNTKTVLQRLSDPAKLTLWVDHHLAFKNPTIQEIAMALEDDLGYKVQIENDSIAKYRIEGEINVAEVKELLQIISDTQHLHVSKDDKNITIKP